From Candidatus Omnitrophota bacterium, one genomic window encodes:
- a CDS encoding glycosyltransferase family 9 protein produces the protein RPDFKKLFREMLGRAPYLRQKKFDMAIDMRGDMRNRIVMFLASVPCRIGFDIGGMEWLLTHQVHYKEGVSEVEHFIDLISSCTGKGHAESVGCTIPAPAEDKEVVGQFLKANNITLGQDVLIIVHPVSRWPAKEWPKEKFAALCDKLISQRDAKVIMVGAVEDAESINKILAQMKEAPALFTGTLVQLSALLKKADLFIGNDTAPMHMAALLRTPTIALFGPTDPEIYGPYGEGHSVVRPDIPCLCSSKKICRNPKRFCMDTISVERVFGIAEKYINRLSKEPYKMDVL, from the coding sequence CCGGCCGGACTTTAAAAAACTTTTTCGTGAAATGCTGGGAAGGGCGCCTTATTTAAGGCAAAAGAAATTTGATATGGCTATTGATATGAGGGGAGACATGCGCAACAGGATCGTTATGTTTTTAGCGAGCGTTCCATGCCGCATTGGATTCGATATCGGCGGCATGGAATGGCTTCTGACGCACCAGGTTCATTATAAGGAGGGTGTGAGCGAAGTCGAACATTTTATCGATCTTATTTCTTCATGTACAGGTAAGGGTCATGCAGAGAGTGTCGGATGCACTATTCCTGCCCCCGCTGAGGATAAAGAGGTAGTAGGCCAATTTCTGAAAGCCAACAACATTACTTTAGGGCAGGATGTCTTAATCATAGTACATCCCGTAAGCCGATGGCCCGCAAAGGAATGGCCAAAAGAAAAATTTGCAGCATTATGCGATAAGCTTATTAGTCAACGCGACGCTAAAGTAATCATGGTAGGCGCTGTTGAAGATGCAGAGTCTATAAATAAGATCCTCGCCCAAATGAAGGAGGCGCCTGCTTTATTTACCGGGACGCTTGTTCAACTATCTGCTTTACTGAAGAAGGCAGATTTATTCATCGGAAATGATACCGCGCCCATGCATATGGCAGCATTATTACGAACACCGACGATTGCGTTATTCGGGCCGACAGACCCTGAAATCTACGGCCCTTATGGCGAAGGCCACTCCGTTGTCAGGCCCGATATTCCCTGCCTATGCAGTTCAAAGAAAATTTGCAGGAATCCGAAACGGTTTTGCATGGATACTATCTCGGTCGAGAGGGTATTCGGCATCGCAGAAAAATATATTAATCGGCTCAGTAAAGAACCGTACAAAATGGATGTTTTATGA